The Tripterygium wilfordii isolate XIE 37 chromosome 21, ASM1340144v1, whole genome shotgun sequence genome segment TTGAAATATTGGAGGCTTAAAATGaaacaataataacaaatgTAACAAGGAAAAGATTCCATAAAGTCTTCCTTGTGTATGTCCTATCCTCCATTGACAAAGTTTGACTtgatactttctttcttttttcgcATCATCGTGGAACTTTTCCAAGGCGATCCCTTTAAACTCATCATTTAGATCTGCGCACCGGTGTGGgtatcctatccaaatcgctcgccgtcttgatccgctcacgagtgctgggcatggcctttcagctcggggtgcttggcttgggcaactgagccgtgcactccttgtagTTGTTTGGATTTTATCAATTGAGTATGCCCCCAAAGTGTTTGCGATAAGTTTCAAACCTAAGATCCGAGGAGAAATAACTCAATCAACCCGTTGTTGTTAAATTAAACTGGATAGTGACTTTTGGGTGAAAGAATACCTTGTATTGGACAACAAAACATATGAAGAAGGAAGAAATAGGAAATAAAAAACGAAAGCGACTATATGTTTTGACATTTGATTTGATCCATATAAGTATTTTGTGCTTCATGAACATGTTTGGGGAAAGTGAGACAATCTAAATGTCCAAATTTTATCTAAGActcatcaaaaaataaaataaaaattatacatgTCTAAAAAAGATTATGAAAATTACAAGGTCAATTGAGTTGGTTAGAGATTAATCctttcaattaaaaaattgaagCTCAATTATTAATAACAACTTAATAAAATGTTtggttaataaaatatttagagaaaaataaaaattattgacCCATAAATTTCATCATCAAATTCATGATCATAATATATAATGTTGGATCaacaaattattaattatacaaTTATTGACTTTCGCTgcttaaaaactaaaaacttcaaattcaaagtcTGGATTTTGTGTCTTTCCCATTTTGCCCCTCTACAGTCTCTTCAGTCTCAAGTTTGTCCAGTACCTCTCCGACGTCCACCAGCCTATTCTGAGCGTAGATGTGTCCGTCCCATTTCCGCCCCACCAACTCCTCCCCAAGCCCAATAGCCGCCTTAACAGTCTCCTCCACGTTATCGTGCACCAAGTCCACAATTCCGCCCTTCAGCGCCATCTCCGCCGTCAATTTCGTCGCCTTCATAATCATCTCCCTCCTCGTCGCTGCATCCCCTATTTTACACTTGATCAAAGCCACGAACCAAGCGGGAATCACCATATTTATATCGAGCTCACTCATATAAAGAAACCCGCGGTCTTTCCTCATCAATCGATAATCGTGACTCAAGACGAACATCAATCCGGCAGCGGAAGCGTGGCCGGAGATGGCAGCGATGGTAGGCATAGGGAGGGAGAGTAGATCGGAGACGAGAGAGCGGAGTTTGGAGTCCATTAAGTTCATGCGGGACTGTGAGTTGCCGGCCCAGGCGATGTCATAGCCGTTGGAGAAGAATTTTCCCTCAGCGGTGGTGATTAGGACGGAGGAAGGGGAGGTAGGCTCAGATTTGATGCGGCGGAGAGCTGATTGGATGGAATCGATGAGTGTTGGGTTCAGGCGATGCTCGCCTGAACCTGTTAAGGTCAGGAAGTAGATGCTGCCGCGCTTCTGTAGAGTGCACATTTGTGGATGCTCTCTCTTGGTGTTCTTTCTACCTCCTATGCCTGCAACATCATTTTTATACAAGGTTTAGTAGGTTTAGGTATATAGAAAAGTCTGGAGCAGAGTATTTTTGTCCCTATCCAGCTTCCCTTCTTTGACTGGAACATAGAATTGACGTCCTTTATGCGTCTcaatacaatgttttgttatttGCTTGAATTAGTGCATAGgaacttttgaattttctttggatgcttttttttctttgataagcTCTTTTCATGCTTTATACAACTTACAACAATTAGGAGATAGCCTAACGTTCGGATCTCTTAAGACGAAACCCTATAAATTCGGGTGAGAATAATATACCCTTGTGATCATGTGTCACTTTAGCCCAACTTACCATGTCCTCAACCGGAAAACTTCTATGCCTTGCAAACTGAATGACCTGTTTTTAAGTCCATAACCATATAGTCCTCAGCTAGCTCATTTAGGCAGTCACCAGCGAAGTGACCGGTTCAGCGACAATTATTGCAGGCCATTTCATTGGCGCAGTCAGCAGCAATATGCCCTGCCTAATAGTAATTTTTGCAAAGCCTTGCATCATGAGATGACAACCCTGGGTTCATGCAACATCAACTTTTGGCCTAGTATGTGTGGAGAAAGTGATTTGCTTCTCACAACCCTGGAGGCTAATGCTGGCTCCTGGTTACTTCAACATGGAACCTTGGTGTTAAGGCTGTAGCTTCTTAAACAGTCATCTGCATGATACCACTTGAGACTTTAGAGGTTGACATGGTGCAGCTCTCAAGTCTCTATCCTCCACTTTCTATTTTACATTCTGGGTTCATCTGTCATCCTTGTCGTGCAACAGCATGGACGACGTGATAAGCCAAAACAAATCAATAGCGTTACAATATCAGAGAAACACCAGGTATTGATTCTGTACAGAACTCAACTCTGCTGCATCAGCATCGATTTTCAATTCCTGATTACATGTATGAGATGCCTGTGAAGCCTAAAAGACAATAATACAACATTACAAACTTTAAGCACCAAGGTAGTCGAAGTGCTAGACAGTTTACAATGGCGAGCCTCGAAGAGATGGTTAGCACATGAATCAGTTCACCAGCTCAACAATGTTCTTTTAACTCTATCAATGATCTGACGTCTAGCTTTACTGCTTGCCAGTTGGAGTTCACAATTTTCATCCAACAGAAATCTATATATCTCCCACTGTCTATCTGAAGTAGAGTGCCTTCCAATTTCAGCCTACAATTTTAACAACGAGGACAGCTTATTTCTATGGAAAATGCCAGAAAATGGGAAAAAGAAATAGTGAAAAATTCACAATCAAAATCTAACCGAGAAGATGCGGATTCCCAAAGCTTTTAAAACCAAAGTTATATCATAAAATACCCGCGGTCTTCCCTTCCCACATAATTCAACAGGATTAGCAACCAAGAGTTCAGCATCTGGTCCTCGATTCGAGATAATGACACGCAATGGGTGAAGCATTTCCTCTTTTAGCCGGGAACACAGAGCAACCTGATGCTTGGGATCTACAATCTTTTTTCCATCAGCTTGCTGAATAAAAAGATCCATATTCCGGACGCCTTTCTCACTTGTAAAGAATCTACCATAAGCGATCTAAATGAGAGACAACAACAGCCACATATGGGTAAACTACACAAAGCAAGCAATAATCAATATTGCCAACCATTAAGAAGTACTGAAAGACACATTcaccaatgaaaaaaaatacttatagTAGCGGGCTTAACGAGAACAATGAGTTTTTCTAATCAGCTGGAGGAACACAAGAAACATTCCTACAACATAGTCTATATTGTCTAAGCAATACTGAACAGCAAATATTTCAAAAATGGTACAATCAAGGACGAATAGCATAGAAATTAGCATGAACTCCCACAACTGCACAAGACAGGAAAAACAACACTTCCACTACTTGTTTCTAGGAACTGAATCCATTGCCTCAATATCACAGCAAATAAATTTAAGCACGGGCAAAGGTTCAAGTGTTCAACCTTTTCGCAGTATTATGATTGTTGTAGTTTTTCTATATTGAAAATGGATATATTCAGTTATTGGGTTCCAAGAgcaaataccaaagacaataaaCAACAGGAATGTTGTGGCAAAGTACCTGAATATTGCAATCCTTCGAAGTTCTTAAAACATCATAGAAGAGGCCTTTTTGGTCAGGACATTGTATTTGAAGCAAAGTGTGGGATGGACTCATAAGGTTATCAACTGTGATTGTGGCCTCCTTCAACTTTGTATCTGGGATAGGTTCTTCTACACAGGATTTCTCGTCTTGAATCACACATCCAAATAACTCTTCTGCAAGTGCTGGTGGAAGTGAGGAGAACCCTTGCAAACTTTCATATTCAGGCCCTGCCAATTTAAGTTCACATCCAGTGCAGTACTCCCCAAGAGCATCAAACAAATAATTACACGTGTCATCTTGCCTCTTCTTTGTGTGTAAAAGCTCCCTAAATGCAACAATATTAGCTGTTAGAATTAATATTTCCAACCATTACAAGAACAATTAACGTGCAGAAGTAGACACTGGAATTTCTTGAAACATGAACTGCATGAAACATCTCTACCTTGCTATTAGCCTATTATTcataacaaaaaattcaaaagcaaaCAATTTTGAACTAATTAATTTAGCTATCACATTCAATCATCCCCATCAACATCTTTGTCTTAGTTCCTTgtgcatatatgcatataaatgggTTAATACAAAAGGGAGACAAGAACAAGGAGCTGTGATTGCGTTGCTACATAATTGTCAACGTATTAACATACTGCCATGTACTTTTCAGAGgacacaaagaaacaaaacacacacacacaaaggaAAATAAACATCAAGACCAATTATCAGGTTAATATGAGTCAAACCGTAGAAACAGTAGCCTCCTGAGGCGAGGCGGAGGTAAGGCTGTGAAAATATGCCTCACCAAGATTCGTAGTGGTGACAAGAGCTTGGTCGTTGATATCAAGTTAACACAACAATAAAACACTGCAGATTACACCCCAAGCCCCCAAGATAGGCTACCTGAATGTGCATATTATTCTGGGTAGTAGACTGCTTCCCTTAACTACAACATGTGAACATACCACAATATTTATAAATTCTATTGAAAACTCACATGGCATCTGTAATGAAAAACAGGTCCACAACTTGGCCATCTGGAGTTGTCATCACTTTTACCCTCTGAATGGTAAATTCGAGCTCGGTAAGGACTTCTGTAACATCTACACAAATACCACAACACATCAagacattttctttctttctttttaacatatgaaacaaattccaaaaaaaaacaagtgtgGCAGCTTTTATACTTACCATGAAGCAATCCTGTTCTGTCAAGGCAAATAAACTTCAACAAATAGATAGAATTACGCAACGAACTTTCAGAATGTTGATTTAAGTAAAATGAGACCAAACACGAAGGGCACACTGAGAAGAGTTGATTTTTCAAGCTTTCCCAATCAACTTCATGCGAATTTGAATTCGCAACAACCCATAATACTATGTAACACCATCTTCCATCGGTAGAAAAATCTACAGCAAGAAATTACCTCAGCTACGTATAAATTAAAAGGTAAACACATTAAGAATCAATTTAAGATTGAAATGAAGCATCTACAAACCAAATTCACACCCAAAACGTGTAAATTAAATATAACAGTTTAAGAAATGAATTGAGATCTTCATGACGAATCTACATATTCTTAACGTCAGTTTCTTCTGCTTTtacaaaatcactaaaaaagatACGGCTTCAAACATGACATACTGCCATTAGTACGGTGAATGGATACTACtgctcaaagaatcaaaatgagatgaacaatctaatccaaattttcgtcaagagaaaaaaaaaaagaacaaaaatgtaTGTGTAGATGAAAGTACCTCCTCGAGTAATACATAGCCCAAAGTCGAGAATGATCCTACATAGATCGCAACCGAGCCCCGGTTTGTCGGGGCAATTGACCGTGACCACGCTGGGCTCGCCGGGGCGCTTGCCTTGCTGGATTAAAACGACGTCGTCCCAGGAAATGCCCATACCGACGACAGCGAAGCTACGGAAGTTCCCTCGAGACCCTCAGCTCTCCGTCGGAGTTCGCTCCGGAATTGGAGGGTCAAAGATGGAAAATTCGCTGGAAACAGCCGGTTTTCGCTTTGCTGTAGGCTATAAGCTGTGAAAGCCAAAACAGAGTGTCTGGTGTCTTTTATGGTCTTGTCGCCATGCGTGCCAAGACACGCTGACGTGGGCACCTAGACCGGTGGGTCCCACTAAAcctcaaaaatgaaaaaaactggATCCGCTGTCTCTCCCACTCCCACCACAGTAAAAGTACGGATCATTGGCAAAAGAGGTATTGTTGTAATTTCGCGTCTCAAGCTAGACAGCCGAACAAACACGATGATATCACAATTCACTTTCAACAAAAATAATTGGTTGGTGGCGGCAAACGGAAATGGGGAAAAGAACAAACCAATTTGTGGCCGTCCAATGGTGATTGTGATTGAAATCGACTTGGCAACATGGCCGACGTCTGATAGCCAATGAAATATAATCAAGCAATGGCATGAGGACCCACATAACATGTTGCCTTTGTGACGGCTACTGGAACTGGAAGGAGCCGGCGGTGCCTCGGGCACTGTAGCTAGCCCAAAGCAAgacaatatttatatttttatagtgTTTATGTTGGATTTTTTAGTTTGGTATGGGAGTACAAACCCAGTCCATTACctttacatgtatatatgtaacgAAAAATGTTAAGAATTTATTTTATATCGAATTGACATAAACACAATTgagtgacatataagtaaaAGTCAAATCTCTCTCACTCAATGAATGCACAATGACCACGGCCATAAAACAAAGCTGTCACGAAACCTCAATCTTATATGACAAGCCGGGCTTTGTCATGCCCATTTGCACCCCTAGCCCCAATCTTATATGAAGAGGAGTAAACAAAACCA includes the following:
- the LOC119989250 gene encoding ACT domain-containing protein ACR9 is translated as MGISWDDVVLIQQGKRPGEPSVVTVNCPDKPGLGCDLCRIILDFGLCITRGDFSTDGRWCYIVLWVVANSNSHEVDWESLKNQLFSVCPSCLVSFYLNQHSESSLRNSIYLLKFICLDRTGLLHDVTEVLTELEFTIQRVKVMTTPDGQVVDLFFITDAMELLHTKKRQDDTCNYLFDALGEYCTGCELKLAGPEYESLQGFSSLPPALAEELFGCVIQDEKSCVEEPIPDTKLKEATITVDNLMSPSHTLLQIQCPDQKGLFYDVLRTSKDCNIQIAYGRFFTSEKGVRNMDLFIQQADGKKIVDPKHQVALCSRLKEEMLHPLRVIISNRGPDAELLVANPVELCGKGRPRVFYDITLVLKALGIRIFSAEIGRHSTSDRQWEIYRFLLDENCELQLASSKARRQIIDRVKRTLLSW
- the LOC119989251 gene encoding enoyl-CoA delta isomerase 1, peroxisomal-like, producing the protein MCTLQKRGSIYFLTLTGSGEHRLNPTLIDSIQSALRRIKSEPTSPSSVLITTAEGKFFSNGYDIAWAGNSQSRMNLMDSKLRSLVSDLLSLPMPTIAAISGHASAAGLMFVLSHDYRLMRKDRGFLYMSELDINMVIPAWFVALIKCKIGDAATRREMIMKATKLTAEMALKGGIVDLVHDNVEETVKAAIGLGEELVGRKWDGHIYAQNRLVDVGEVLDKLETEETVEGQNGKDTKSRL